Proteins encoded together in one Astyanax mexicanus isolate ESR-SI-001 chromosome 10, AstMex3_surface, whole genome shotgun sequence window:
- the LOC125804688 gene encoding uncharacterized protein LOC125804688 isoform X1 produces MSLSLKELCALVNVPYDRTLEEKVFSEEDEEDEEEDALCPRNISGQEQATEDVQDQVEHNESEKDDAHCSKNISGQEDAADGQDQMAHNGSELVDAHCSRNISGQEDAADGQDQMAHNGSELVEGNKENDVAEEALGGESRMGRPKRRTTTETWKVNTQKRRRMMGQSYLGRRQNEEVTREERKMGRPCQSVFCRKSKKLHCEAIQEADREAIFKYFWEKLDWRERKIYVVSLVDVGPVRRRRTGEEQSRRSASILCHLKVDGKRTRVCQSMFLSTLGIKQWCFLSWVGRREPEKIKKTSIRNEEVEFLQQFLKDFPKVPSHYCRSSSTKMYLEPLFKSISHLHSEYTHACAENNVQSLSRQVFSSIFNQLNLSLFHPKKDQCNTCCSYKVGNIDAGTWEEHCRKKESARVSKQEDKNNATEKTMVVCMDLQGLLLCPKLQASALYYKTKLGVHNFTMYNMATHDATNYLWHEGEGGLTANEFASCIIHFLEEHSMHDEYILWSDGCSYQNRNIVLSNALLKFATEKQKVVTQKYLEKGHTQMECDSVHSVIERRLRDRDIHVPAEYATVIRAARSNPRPYNVQYVNHSFFQDYSKLKLCKSIRPGKNPGESTVFDLRAIRYNVDGTMDYKTVHADDWTPYLSPTLRKRNSDTTVLPLYTSSLRIKALKYKHLQELKNFIPKDFHGFYDSLNYE; encoded by the exons ATGTCTCTCTCATTAAAAGAGCTATGTGCACTGGTAAATGTACCGTATGATAGGACACTGGAGGAAAAGGTGTTTagtgaggaagatgaggaagacGAGGAAGAGG ATGCACTTTGCCCCAGAAATATCTCTGGACAAGAACAGGCCACTGAGGATGTGCAAGATCAGGTGGAACATAATGAATCCGAAAAAGACG atgcaCATTGTTCAAAAAATATCTCTGGACAAGAGGATGCTGCTGATGGACAAGATCAAATGGCACACAATGgatctgaactagtgg atgcaCATTGTTCAAGAAATATCTCTGGACAAGAGGATGCTGCTGATGGACAAGATCAAATGGCACACAATGgatctgaactagtgg AGGGCAATAAAGAAAATGATGTAGCTGAGGAGGCTTTAGGTGGAGAGTCTcgcatgggaagaccaaaaaggCGGACAACCACAGAGACCTGGAAAGTCAACACTCAGAAAAGGAGAAGAATGATGGGTCAGTCATATCTTGGAagaaggcaaaatgaggaagTGACGAGGGAAGAAAGAAAAATGGGTAGGCCATGCCAGTCTGTATTTTGTAGGAAATCGAAAAAGCTGCACTGTGAAGCAATACAGGAAGCGGACAGGGAGGCAATTTTTAAATACTTCTGGGAAAAATTAGACTGGAGGGAGAGGAAAATTTATGTTGTGTCACTGGTAGATGTAGGCCCTGTGAGAAGACGACGGACAGGAGAAGAACAGTCAAGGAGGTCAGCATCCATTCTGTGTCACCTTAAAGTGGATGGCAAAAGGACCAGGGTATGTCAGAGCATGTTTCTTTCAACACTAGGGATCAAGCAGTGGTGCTTTCTAAGTTGGGTTGGCCGGAGAGAGCcagaaaagataaagaaaaccaGCATCAGGAATGAAGAGGTTGAGTTCCTTCAGCAGTTTCTAAAGGACTTTCCTAAGGTTCCATCTCATTACTGCAGATCTTCCTCTACAAAAATGTACTTGGAACCTCTTTTTAAATCCATCAGCCATCTTCATTCTGAATACACCCATGCTTGTGCAGAAAATAATGTCCAGTCTCTTTCAAGACAAGTATTCAGTagcatttttaaccaattaaatctCTCGCTGTTTCACCCCAAGAAAGATCAGTGCAATACGTGCTGTTCATATAAAGTTGGAAACATAGATGCTGGCACATGGGAAGAACATTGCAGGAAGAAGGAGTCAGCAAGAGTGAGCAAGCAGGAAGATAAAAACAATGCAACTGAGAAAACAATGGTGGTGTGTATGGATCTGCAGGGTTTACTTCTTTGCCCCAAACTTCAAGCCTCAGCACTCTACTATAAAACCAAGCTTGGTGTCCACAACTTCACAATGTACAACATGGCAACCCATGATGCTACTAATTATTTGTGGCATGAAGGGGAAGGTGGACTCACAGCTAATGAATTTGCTTCATGTATCATCCACTTCCTTGAGGAACACAGCATGCATGATGAATACATCTTATGGAGTGATGGATGCAGCTATCAAAATCGCAACATAGTTTTAAGCAATGCTCTGCTGAAGTTTGCAACTGAGAAGCAAAAGGTCGTTACCCAGAAGTACTTGGAAAAAGGGCATACACAAATGGAATGCGACTCCGTGCACAGCGTGATAGAGagaagactgagagacagagacatccATGTTCCAGCCGAGTATGCCACGGTGATCAGAGCAGCACGGTCCAATCCCAGGCCATACAATGTGCAATATGTCAACCACAGTTTCTTCCAGGACTACAGCAAGCTGAAGCTTTGTAAGTCCATCCGTCCTGGCAAAAACCCTGGAGAATCAACTGTGTTTGACCTCCGGGCTATCAG GTACAACGTGGATGGTACCATGGACTACAAAACTGTCCATGCAGATGACTGGACACCTTACCTCTCACCCACTCTTAGGAAGAGGAACAGTGACACCACAGTGCTACCACTGTACACATCCAGCCTGAGAATCAAGGCGCTGAAATACAAGCACCTCCAAGAACTTAAGAATTTCATTCCCAAGGACTTTCATGGATTTTATGATTCACTTAACTATGAGTGA
- the LOC125804688 gene encoding uncharacterized protein LOC125804688 isoform X2 → MSLSLKELCALVNVPYDRTLEEKVFSEEDEEDEEEDALCPRNISGQEQATEDVQDQVEHNESEKDDAHCSKNISGQEDAADGQDQMAHNGSELVEGNKENDVAEEALGGESRMGRPKRRTTTETWKVNTQKRRRMMGQSYLGRRQNEEVTREERKMGRPCQSVFCRKSKKLHCEAIQEADREAIFKYFWEKLDWRERKIYVVSLVDVGPVRRRRTGEEQSRRSASILCHLKVDGKRTRVCQSMFLSTLGIKQWCFLSWVGRREPEKIKKTSIRNEEVEFLQQFLKDFPKVPSHYCRSSSTKMYLEPLFKSISHLHSEYTHACAENNVQSLSRQVFSSIFNQLNLSLFHPKKDQCNTCCSYKVGNIDAGTWEEHCRKKESARVSKQEDKNNATEKTMVVCMDLQGLLLCPKLQASALYYKTKLGVHNFTMYNMATHDATNYLWHEGEGGLTANEFASCIIHFLEEHSMHDEYILWSDGCSYQNRNIVLSNALLKFATEKQKVVTQKYLEKGHTQMECDSVHSVIERRLRDRDIHVPAEYATVIRAARSNPRPYNVQYVNHSFFQDYSKLKLCKSIRPGKNPGESTVFDLRAIRYNVDGTMDYKTVHADDWTPYLSPTLRKRNSDTTVLPLYTSSLRIKALKYKHLQELKNFIPKDFHGFYDSLNYE, encoded by the exons ATGTCTCTCTCATTAAAAGAGCTATGTGCACTGGTAAATGTACCGTATGATAGGACACTGGAGGAAAAGGTGTTTagtgaggaagatgaggaagacGAGGAAGAGG ATGCACTTTGCCCCAGAAATATCTCTGGACAAGAACAGGCCACTGAGGATGTGCAAGATCAGGTGGAACATAATGAATCCGAAAAAGACG atgcaCATTGTTCAAAAAATATCTCTGGACAAGAGGATGCTGCTGATGGACAAGATCAAATGGCACACAATGgatctgaactagtgg AGGGCAATAAAGAAAATGATGTAGCTGAGGAGGCTTTAGGTGGAGAGTCTcgcatgggaagaccaaaaaggCGGACAACCACAGAGACCTGGAAAGTCAACACTCAGAAAAGGAGAAGAATGATGGGTCAGTCATATCTTGGAagaaggcaaaatgaggaagTGACGAGGGAAGAAAGAAAAATGGGTAGGCCATGCCAGTCTGTATTTTGTAGGAAATCGAAAAAGCTGCACTGTGAAGCAATACAGGAAGCGGACAGGGAGGCAATTTTTAAATACTTCTGGGAAAAATTAGACTGGAGGGAGAGGAAAATTTATGTTGTGTCACTGGTAGATGTAGGCCCTGTGAGAAGACGACGGACAGGAGAAGAACAGTCAAGGAGGTCAGCATCCATTCTGTGTCACCTTAAAGTGGATGGCAAAAGGACCAGGGTATGTCAGAGCATGTTTCTTTCAACACTAGGGATCAAGCAGTGGTGCTTTCTAAGTTGGGTTGGCCGGAGAGAGCcagaaaagataaagaaaaccaGCATCAGGAATGAAGAGGTTGAGTTCCTTCAGCAGTTTCTAAAGGACTTTCCTAAGGTTCCATCTCATTACTGCAGATCTTCCTCTACAAAAATGTACTTGGAACCTCTTTTTAAATCCATCAGCCATCTTCATTCTGAATACACCCATGCTTGTGCAGAAAATAATGTCCAGTCTCTTTCAAGACAAGTATTCAGTagcatttttaaccaattaaatctCTCGCTGTTTCACCCCAAGAAAGATCAGTGCAATACGTGCTGTTCATATAAAGTTGGAAACATAGATGCTGGCACATGGGAAGAACATTGCAGGAAGAAGGAGTCAGCAAGAGTGAGCAAGCAGGAAGATAAAAACAATGCAACTGAGAAAACAATGGTGGTGTGTATGGATCTGCAGGGTTTACTTCTTTGCCCCAAACTTCAAGCCTCAGCACTCTACTATAAAACCAAGCTTGGTGTCCACAACTTCACAATGTACAACATGGCAACCCATGATGCTACTAATTATTTGTGGCATGAAGGGGAAGGTGGACTCACAGCTAATGAATTTGCTTCATGTATCATCCACTTCCTTGAGGAACACAGCATGCATGATGAATACATCTTATGGAGTGATGGATGCAGCTATCAAAATCGCAACATAGTTTTAAGCAATGCTCTGCTGAAGTTTGCAACTGAGAAGCAAAAGGTCGTTACCCAGAAGTACTTGGAAAAAGGGCATACACAAATGGAATGCGACTCCGTGCACAGCGTGATAGAGagaagactgagagacagagacatccATGTTCCAGCCGAGTATGCCACGGTGATCAGAGCAGCACGGTCCAATCCCAGGCCATACAATGTGCAATATGTCAACCACAGTTTCTTCCAGGACTACAGCAAGCTGAAGCTTTGTAAGTCCATCCGTCCTGGCAAAAACCCTGGAGAATCAACTGTGTTTGACCTCCGGGCTATCAG GTACAACGTGGATGGTACCATGGACTACAAAACTGTCCATGCAGATGACTGGACACCTTACCTCTCACCCACTCTTAGGAAGAGGAACAGTGACACCACAGTGCTACCACTGTACACATCCAGCCTGAGAATCAAGGCGCTGAAATACAAGCACCTCCAAGAACTTAAGAATTTCATTCCCAAGGACTTTCATGGATTTTATGATTCACTTAACTATGAGTGA
- the LOC125804688 gene encoding uncharacterized protein LOC125804688 isoform X3 — protein MSLSLKELCALVNVPYDRTLEEKVFSEEDEEDEEEDALCPRNISGQEQATEDVQDQVEHNESEKDDAHCSRNISGQEDAADGQDQMAHNGSELVEGNKENDVAEEALGGESRMGRPKRRTTTETWKVNTQKRRRMMGQSYLGRRQNEEVTREERKMGRPCQSVFCRKSKKLHCEAIQEADREAIFKYFWEKLDWRERKIYVVSLVDVGPVRRRRTGEEQSRRSASILCHLKVDGKRTRVCQSMFLSTLGIKQWCFLSWVGRREPEKIKKTSIRNEEVEFLQQFLKDFPKVPSHYCRSSSTKMYLEPLFKSISHLHSEYTHACAENNVQSLSRQVFSSIFNQLNLSLFHPKKDQCNTCCSYKVGNIDAGTWEEHCRKKESARVSKQEDKNNATEKTMVVCMDLQGLLLCPKLQASALYYKTKLGVHNFTMYNMATHDATNYLWHEGEGGLTANEFASCIIHFLEEHSMHDEYILWSDGCSYQNRNIVLSNALLKFATEKQKVVTQKYLEKGHTQMECDSVHSVIERRLRDRDIHVPAEYATVIRAARSNPRPYNVQYVNHSFFQDYSKLKLCKSIRPGKNPGESTVFDLRAIRYNVDGTMDYKTVHADDWTPYLSPTLRKRNSDTTVLPLYTSSLRIKALKYKHLQELKNFIPKDFHGFYDSLNYE, from the exons ATGTCTCTCTCATTAAAAGAGCTATGTGCACTGGTAAATGTACCGTATGATAGGACACTGGAGGAAAAGGTGTTTagtgaggaagatgaggaagacGAGGAAGAGG ATGCACTTTGCCCCAGAAATATCTCTGGACAAGAACAGGCCACTGAGGATGTGCAAGATCAGGTGGAACATAATGAATCCGAAAAAGACG atgcaCATTGTTCAAGAAATATCTCTGGACAAGAGGATGCTGCTGATGGACAAGATCAAATGGCACACAATGgatctgaactagtgg AGGGCAATAAAGAAAATGATGTAGCTGAGGAGGCTTTAGGTGGAGAGTCTcgcatgggaagaccaaaaaggCGGACAACCACAGAGACCTGGAAAGTCAACACTCAGAAAAGGAGAAGAATGATGGGTCAGTCATATCTTGGAagaaggcaaaatgaggaagTGACGAGGGAAGAAAGAAAAATGGGTAGGCCATGCCAGTCTGTATTTTGTAGGAAATCGAAAAAGCTGCACTGTGAAGCAATACAGGAAGCGGACAGGGAGGCAATTTTTAAATACTTCTGGGAAAAATTAGACTGGAGGGAGAGGAAAATTTATGTTGTGTCACTGGTAGATGTAGGCCCTGTGAGAAGACGACGGACAGGAGAAGAACAGTCAAGGAGGTCAGCATCCATTCTGTGTCACCTTAAAGTGGATGGCAAAAGGACCAGGGTATGTCAGAGCATGTTTCTTTCAACACTAGGGATCAAGCAGTGGTGCTTTCTAAGTTGGGTTGGCCGGAGAGAGCcagaaaagataaagaaaaccaGCATCAGGAATGAAGAGGTTGAGTTCCTTCAGCAGTTTCTAAAGGACTTTCCTAAGGTTCCATCTCATTACTGCAGATCTTCCTCTACAAAAATGTACTTGGAACCTCTTTTTAAATCCATCAGCCATCTTCATTCTGAATACACCCATGCTTGTGCAGAAAATAATGTCCAGTCTCTTTCAAGACAAGTATTCAGTagcatttttaaccaattaaatctCTCGCTGTTTCACCCCAAGAAAGATCAGTGCAATACGTGCTGTTCATATAAAGTTGGAAACATAGATGCTGGCACATGGGAAGAACATTGCAGGAAGAAGGAGTCAGCAAGAGTGAGCAAGCAGGAAGATAAAAACAATGCAACTGAGAAAACAATGGTGGTGTGTATGGATCTGCAGGGTTTACTTCTTTGCCCCAAACTTCAAGCCTCAGCACTCTACTATAAAACCAAGCTTGGTGTCCACAACTTCACAATGTACAACATGGCAACCCATGATGCTACTAATTATTTGTGGCATGAAGGGGAAGGTGGACTCACAGCTAATGAATTTGCTTCATGTATCATCCACTTCCTTGAGGAACACAGCATGCATGATGAATACATCTTATGGAGTGATGGATGCAGCTATCAAAATCGCAACATAGTTTTAAGCAATGCTCTGCTGAAGTTTGCAACTGAGAAGCAAAAGGTCGTTACCCAGAAGTACTTGGAAAAAGGGCATACACAAATGGAATGCGACTCCGTGCACAGCGTGATAGAGagaagactgagagacagagacatccATGTTCCAGCCGAGTATGCCACGGTGATCAGAGCAGCACGGTCCAATCCCAGGCCATACAATGTGCAATATGTCAACCACAGTTTCTTCCAGGACTACAGCAAGCTGAAGCTTTGTAAGTCCATCCGTCCTGGCAAAAACCCTGGAGAATCAACTGTGTTTGACCTCCGGGCTATCAG GTACAACGTGGATGGTACCATGGACTACAAAACTGTCCATGCAGATGACTGGACACCTTACCTCTCACCCACTCTTAGGAAGAGGAACAGTGACACCACAGTGCTACCACTGTACACATCCAGCCTGAGAATCAAGGCGCTGAAATACAAGCACCTCCAAGAACTTAAGAATTTCATTCCCAAGGACTTTCATGGATTTTATGATTCACTTAACTATGAGTGA
- the LOC125804688 gene encoding uncharacterized protein LOC125804688 isoform X4, with protein sequence MAHNGSELVDAHCSRNISGQEDAADGQDQMAHNGSELVEGNKENDVAEEALGGESRMGRPKRRTTTETWKVNTQKRRRMMGQSYLGRRQNEEVTREERKMGRPCQSVFCRKSKKLHCEAIQEADREAIFKYFWEKLDWRERKIYVVSLVDVGPVRRRRTGEEQSRRSASILCHLKVDGKRTRVCQSMFLSTLGIKQWCFLSWVGRREPEKIKKTSIRNEEVEFLQQFLKDFPKVPSHYCRSSSTKMYLEPLFKSISHLHSEYTHACAENNVQSLSRQVFSSIFNQLNLSLFHPKKDQCNTCCSYKVGNIDAGTWEEHCRKKESARVSKQEDKNNATEKTMVVCMDLQGLLLCPKLQASALYYKTKLGVHNFTMYNMATHDATNYLWHEGEGGLTANEFASCIIHFLEEHSMHDEYILWSDGCSYQNRNIVLSNALLKFATEKQKVVTQKYLEKGHTQMECDSVHSVIERRLRDRDIHVPAEYATVIRAARSNPRPYNVQYVNHSFFQDYSKLKLCKSIRPGKNPGESTVFDLRAIRYNVDGTMDYKTVHADDWTPYLSPTLRKRNSDTTVLPLYTSSLRIKALKYKHLQELKNFIPKDFHGFYDSLNYE encoded by the exons ATGGCACACAATGgatctgaactagtgg atgcaCATTGTTCAAGAAATATCTCTGGACAAGAGGATGCTGCTGATGGACAAGATCAAATGGCACACAATGgatctgaactagtgg AGGGCAATAAAGAAAATGATGTAGCTGAGGAGGCTTTAGGTGGAGAGTCTcgcatgggaagaccaaaaaggCGGACAACCACAGAGACCTGGAAAGTCAACACTCAGAAAAGGAGAAGAATGATGGGTCAGTCATATCTTGGAagaaggcaaaatgaggaagTGACGAGGGAAGAAAGAAAAATGGGTAGGCCATGCCAGTCTGTATTTTGTAGGAAATCGAAAAAGCTGCACTGTGAAGCAATACAGGAAGCGGACAGGGAGGCAATTTTTAAATACTTCTGGGAAAAATTAGACTGGAGGGAGAGGAAAATTTATGTTGTGTCACTGGTAGATGTAGGCCCTGTGAGAAGACGACGGACAGGAGAAGAACAGTCAAGGAGGTCAGCATCCATTCTGTGTCACCTTAAAGTGGATGGCAAAAGGACCAGGGTATGTCAGAGCATGTTTCTTTCAACACTAGGGATCAAGCAGTGGTGCTTTCTAAGTTGGGTTGGCCGGAGAGAGCcagaaaagataaagaaaaccaGCATCAGGAATGAAGAGGTTGAGTTCCTTCAGCAGTTTCTAAAGGACTTTCCTAAGGTTCCATCTCATTACTGCAGATCTTCCTCTACAAAAATGTACTTGGAACCTCTTTTTAAATCCATCAGCCATCTTCATTCTGAATACACCCATGCTTGTGCAGAAAATAATGTCCAGTCTCTTTCAAGACAAGTATTCAGTagcatttttaaccaattaaatctCTCGCTGTTTCACCCCAAGAAAGATCAGTGCAATACGTGCTGTTCATATAAAGTTGGAAACATAGATGCTGGCACATGGGAAGAACATTGCAGGAAGAAGGAGTCAGCAAGAGTGAGCAAGCAGGAAGATAAAAACAATGCAACTGAGAAAACAATGGTGGTGTGTATGGATCTGCAGGGTTTACTTCTTTGCCCCAAACTTCAAGCCTCAGCACTCTACTATAAAACCAAGCTTGGTGTCCACAACTTCACAATGTACAACATGGCAACCCATGATGCTACTAATTATTTGTGGCATGAAGGGGAAGGTGGACTCACAGCTAATGAATTTGCTTCATGTATCATCCACTTCCTTGAGGAACACAGCATGCATGATGAATACATCTTATGGAGTGATGGATGCAGCTATCAAAATCGCAACATAGTTTTAAGCAATGCTCTGCTGAAGTTTGCAACTGAGAAGCAAAAGGTCGTTACCCAGAAGTACTTGGAAAAAGGGCATACACAAATGGAATGCGACTCCGTGCACAGCGTGATAGAGagaagactgagagacagagacatccATGTTCCAGCCGAGTATGCCACGGTGATCAGAGCAGCACGGTCCAATCCCAGGCCATACAATGTGCAATATGTCAACCACAGTTTCTTCCAGGACTACAGCAAGCTGAAGCTTTGTAAGTCCATCCGTCCTGGCAAAAACCCTGGAGAATCAACTGTGTTTGACCTCCGGGCTATCAG GTACAACGTGGATGGTACCATGGACTACAAAACTGTCCATGCAGATGACTGGACACCTTACCTCTCACCCACTCTTAGGAAGAGGAACAGTGACACCACAGTGCTACCACTGTACACATCCAGCCTGAGAATCAAGGCGCTGAAATACAAGCACCTCCAAGAACTTAAGAATTTCATTCCCAAGGACTTTCATGGATTTTATGATTCACTTAACTATGAGTGA